One Pasteurella dagmatis DNA segment encodes these proteins:
- a CDS encoding type II secretion system F family protein: MTLKIFLIYLLLTIFGFVVLFFAFSHKKKLERGREVLIGERPRDKSNNDVQKGKSKQQVELELLLINNNPILRFLGIVDKNIKVKLLIMLVLVGLYYLYSLAQGSADWLTATALILVLTILIPGILTNSILKSKIKKIMVDLPGFIDLVAVNVQTGISIDAALKQVAIDFKKLNPDLTYVMLRIIRKSEITGLSSALQDLSISLPTTEVRMFCSVLQQSLNFGSSIYSHLIQLSADIRELQLLTIEEKLGTLAAKMSIPLILFIMFPIIILILAPGIMRVFPNVF, translated from the coding sequence ATGACATTAAAGATATTCCTAATATATTTATTACTGACAATTTTTGGTTTTGTTGTTTTATTCTTTGCCTTTTCTCATAAAAAGAAATTAGAGAGAGGTAGAGAGGTATTAATTGGTGAAAGACCTAGAGATAAAAGTAATAATGATGTTCAGAAAGGTAAAAGTAAGCAACAAGTAGAACTTGAATTACTATTGATTAATAACAACCCTATTTTGCGATTTTTAGGTATTGTAGATAAAAATATTAAAGTCAAACTACTTATAATGCTTGTCTTAGTTGGTCTTTATTATCTTTATTCACTCGCTCAAGGATCAGCTGATTGGTTGACTGCTACTGCTTTAATTCTTGTTTTAACAATTTTAATCCCTGGTATTTTAACCAACTCTATTTTAAAAAGTAAAATCAAGAAGATTATGGTCGATTTACCTGGTTTTATAGACCTTGTTGCAGTGAATGTCCAAACGGGTATTAGTATTGATGCTGCATTAAAGCAGGTTGCAATTGATTTTAAAAAATTAAATCCAGATCTTACTTATGTAATGTTACGTATTATTCGTAAATCTGAAATTACAGGTTTGTCTTCGGCTTTACAAGATTTATCAATTTCATTACCAACAACAGAAGTAAGGATGTTTTGTTCTGTATTACAACAGAGTTTAAATTTTGGTTCTTCAATATATAGCCATTTAATCCAATTATCTGCAGATATTCGAGAATTGCAATTATTAACAATTGAGGAAAAATTAGGAACATTAGCAGCTAAAATGAGTATTCCTTTGATTTTATTTATTATGTTCCCAATTATTATTTTAATTTTAGCTCCAGGTATAATGAGGGTATTTCCAAATGTTTTCTAA
- a CDS encoding CpaF family protein encodes MLTKEQQIFFRNELLSNLDIEKIDQLQSDREKLVDELTQLVYRIAGTNGVYITSADALVMAEMIADEIEGYGPIRELMEDETVNDILVNGPDNIWVERAGILEKTNRTFVNNEQLTDIARRLVAKVGRRIDDGSPLVDSRLPDGSRLNVVIAPIALDGTSMSIRKFSKSKKSLQELVNFGSMTREMANFLIIAARSRVNIIVSGGTGSGKTTLLNALSNYISHQERVVTLEDTAELRLEQPHVVRLETRLAGVEHTGEVTMQDLVINALRMRPERIIVGECRGAEAFQMLQAMNTGHDGSMSTLHANSPRDATARLESMVMMSNASLPLEAIRRNIASAVNIIVQASRLNDGSRKIMNITELMGMENGQIVLQDIFTYQPSKDRDANGKIMGEFISHGLLTRSVVYQNAQVFNLSTELQSIFEES; translated from the coding sequence ATGTTAACAAAAGAACAGCAAATATTTTTTAGGAATGAGTTACTGAGTAATTTAGATATCGAAAAAATCGATCAACTACAGAGTGATCGAGAAAAACTAGTCGATGAATTAACTCAATTAGTATATCGTATCGCTGGAACCAATGGTGTTTATATTACATCGGCAGATGCTTTGGTAATGGCAGAGATGATAGCAGATGAAATAGAAGGCTATGGCCCAATACGCGAGTTGATGGAAGACGAAACAGTTAATGATATTTTAGTTAATGGGCCTGATAATATTTGGGTTGAACGTGCCGGTATTCTTGAAAAAACCAATAGAACTTTTGTTAACAATGAGCAATTAACTGATATAGCACGTAGACTTGTAGCAAAAGTTGGTCGTCGTATTGATGACGGAAGTCCACTAGTGGATTCTCGTTTACCTGATGGAAGTCGTTTAAATGTAGTTATTGCACCGATTGCTTTAGATGGGACATCAATGTCCATTCGTAAATTTAGCAAATCCAAAAAATCGTTACAAGAACTTGTAAATTTTGGTTCCATGACAAGAGAAATGGCGAATTTTCTCATTATTGCGGCGCGTTCTCGAGTAAATATCATCGTATCTGGTGGTACTGGTTCGGGAAAAACAACTTTATTAAATGCCCTGTCAAATTATATTTCTCATCAAGAGCGTGTAGTTACCCTTGAGGATACTGCAGAATTGCGTTTAGAGCAGCCACATGTAGTTAGATTAGAAACTCGTTTAGCTGGTGTTGAACATACTGGTGAAGTGACTATGCAAGATCTTGTAATTAATGCTTTACGTATGCGACCAGAGCGTATTATCGTTGGCGAGTGTCGTGGTGCTGAAGCTTTCCAAATGCTACAAGCAATGAATACTGGGCACGATGGTTCTATGTCTACATTACACGCCAATAGCCCTAGAGATGCAACAGCTCGTTTAGAGAGTATGGTAATGATGTCAAATGCTAGCTTACCATTAGAGGCCATTCGTCGTAACATTGCGTCTGCCGTAAATATTATTGTTCAGGCTTCTCGTTTAAATGATGGTTCAAGAAAAATTATGAATATCACAGAATTAATGGGAATGGAAAATGGGCAAATAGTGTTACAGGATATATTTACATATCAACCAAGTAAAGATCGCGATGCTAATGGTAAAATTATGGGAGAATTTATTTCTCATGGCTTGCTAACTCGTTCAGTGGTATATCAAAATGCACAAGTCTTTAACTTGAGTACAGAATTACAAAGTATTTTTGAGGAAAGTTAG
- a CDS encoding type II secretion system F family protein codes for MSFMYYFILIFGVSLLLYTSRGWFRTRKKINEYSNSFKSNVSIWASIKQKAILWQYYFVAGDKKKLLRNIIISFLVFLILFYVNLFYIRLDRWQFILIFLVLFIFLVWKFGERRNHKMFNAMFPEVIQILTAAASSGAGLLQALERCGKDLTGQLGDEFKNIHKRLAIGEDPVTVFEDSYSRYPYKEFYFFITIIRTNLSKGGQIREVISRLGRIIADAKKMEQKKKAMTSEARMSAMIVASFPIAFFFFMQFTMPENFDFLINDPSGRYVLYYVFGSELIGMLIIWWLMRKST; via the coding sequence ATGAGCTTTATGTACTATTTTATCCTCATTTTTGGTGTCAGTTTATTATTGTATACCTCACGAGGATGGTTTAGAACAAGAAAAAAGATAAATGAATATTCTAATTCATTTAAAAGTAATGTTTCTATTTGGGCTTCTATAAAGCAAAAAGCTATTTTATGGCAGTATTATTTTGTTGCAGGTGATAAGAAAAAATTATTGCGTAATATTATAATTAGCTTTTTAGTATTCTTAATACTTTTTTATGTAAATCTTTTTTATATACGTCTAGATAGATGGCAGTTTATATTAATTTTCTTGGTTCTTTTTATTTTCTTAGTTTGGAAATTTGGAGAGCGAAGAAATCATAAAATGTTTAATGCTATGTTTCCTGAAGTGATTCAAATTCTTACTGCTGCGGCGAGTTCTGGTGCGGGTCTATTGCAGGCTTTAGAACGCTGTGGAAAAGATCTTACAGGACAATTAGGTGATGAATTTAAAAATATCCATAAAAGATTAGCTATTGGTGAAGATCCTGTCACTGTATTTGAGGATAGTTATAGTCGTTATCCATATAAAGAGTTTTATTTCTTTATTACCATTATCCGTACGAATCTATCTAAAGGTGGACAAATTCGAGAGGTCATTTCTCGTTTGGGTAGGATTATTGCAGATGCTAAAAAAATGGAACAAAAGAAAAAAGCTATGACATCAGAAGCTAGAATGTCAGCTATGATAGTTGCTTCATTTCCTATTGCATTCTTTTTCTTCATGCAATTTACAATGCCTGAGAATTTTGATTTTTTGATAAATGATCCTTCTGGTCGTTATGTTTTGTACTATGTTTTTGGTAGTGAACTAATCGGAATGCTAATTATTTGGTGGTTGATGAGGAAGTCAACATGA